One genomic region from Phragmites australis chromosome 1, lpPhrAust1.1, whole genome shotgun sequence encodes:
- the LOC133919791 gene encoding chaperone protein dnaJ C76, chloroplastic-like, translating into MATLLSPFLADSVAKFHSASAPTRCAGSGQRWSIAGLAGAGRSDQHRRRRTWGRKSLRVASVAAESRSPEGGIAEDYYAVLGVMPDATPQQIKKAYYNCMKSCHPDLSGNDPDVTNFCMFINEVYTVLTDPIQRAVYDEIHGYVATATNPFLDDGAPRDHVFVDEFSCIGCKNCANVCSKVFEIEEDFGRARVYDQAGNTELIQEAIESCPVDCIHWTSAAQLSLLEDEMRRVERVNVGLMLAGMGGSVDVFRMASSRWEKRQAKVLEKVRRRMSQEDTSKGSSWSDIWGAQTRYKKNEEEAKERAKRAAAAARRWREYSRKGADRPPTFKLPEAVSNKE; encoded by the exons ATGGCTACTCTCCTGTCGCCGTTCCTCGCCGACTCGGTCGCCAAGTTCCACTCCGCCTCCGCGCCCACCCGCTGCGCCGGCAGTGGCCAGCGATGGTCCATCGCGGGGTTAGCCGGCGCCGGGAGGAGTGACCAGCACCGGCGACGGAGGACGTGGGGAAGGAAAAGCTTGAGGGTGGCCTCGGTGGCGGCGGAGTCCCGCAGCCCGGAGGGGGGCATCGCCGAAGATTATTACGCCGTTCTTGGCGTT ATGCCAGATGCAACACCTCAGCAGATCAAGAAAGCGTACTACAATTGCATGAAATCATGCCATCCTGATCTCAGTGGGAATGACCCCGACGTAACAAATTTCTGCATGTTCATCAATGAAGTTTACACG GTCCTTACCGATCCCATACAACGAGCTGTGTATGATGAGATCCATGGGTATGTCGCGACAGCAACCAACCCTTTCTTGGATGACGGTGCACCCCGGGATCACGTGTTTGTCGATGAGTTTAGCTGCATAG GATGTAAGAACTGCGCTAATGTGTGTTCTAAGGTTTTTGAAATCGAGGAAGATTTTGGACGGGCAAGAGTTTACGACCAGGCAGGCAACACAGAACTGATTCAAGAAGCCATCGAGAGTTG TCCAGTTGACTGCATCCATTGGACTTCAGCTGCACAACTTTCGCTCCTTGAGGATGAAATGCGCAGAGTAGAGAGAGTTAAC GTTGGATTGATGCTTGCTGGGATGGGAGGTTCAGTTGATGTGTTCCGGATG GCAAGTTCACGCTGGGAGAAAAGACAAGCCAAAGTGCTG GAAAAGGTAAGAAGGAGGATGAGCCAAGAGGATACCAGTAAGGGCAGCTCATGGAGTGATATCTGGGGAGCACAGACAAGATACAAAAAGAACG AAGAGGAGGCAAAGGAGAGAGCAAAgcgagcagcagctgcagcaagGAGGTGGCGAGAGTACTCTAGAAAAGGCGCAGACAGGCCTCCCACATTCAAACTTCCAGAGGCAGTGTCCAACAAGGAGTGA